From a single Haloarcula sp. DT43 genomic region:
- a CDS encoding ArsR/SmtB family transcription factor — protein sequence MDSAELLNLLGNANRRRILKLLAHKPCYVTEISEYIGVSPKAVIDHLQKLEDAGLIESRTDDQRRKYFSIARNLRLEVRVSPYEFGTKSAYPANPEFEMPSCRHLSIDVGAAADGDFHDLARELEHLQQLENELSLAQRWVQARMTDVRDRIDSGFENGDGRLYAELVSGLANGIDTVPALAREIEAPPEIVEEALSRLEDDDVVERTDDGWEIV from the coding sequence ATGGACTCCGCCGAGTTACTCAATCTCCTTGGAAACGCCAACCGCCGGCGGATTCTCAAACTACTCGCCCACAAGCCCTGCTACGTCACTGAAATCAGCGAATACATCGGTGTCAGTCCGAAAGCGGTCATCGACCACCTCCAGAAGCTCGAAGACGCCGGGCTCATCGAGTCCCGGACCGACGACCAGCGCCGGAAGTACTTCTCTATCGCCCGGAACCTCCGCCTGGAGGTCCGCGTCTCGCCCTACGAGTTCGGTACCAAGAGCGCATACCCGGCCAACCCCGAGTTCGAGATGCCGTCCTGTCGCCACCTCTCGATAGACGTGGGTGCCGCCGCCGACGGCGACTTTCACGACCTGGCGCGGGAACTGGAACACCTCCAGCAACTGGAGAACGAACTGTCGCTGGCCCAGCGGTGGGTCCAGGCCCGCATGACCGACGTGCGGGACCGCATCGACTCCGGCTTCGAGAACGGGGACGGCCGGCTGTACGCGGAACTCGTCAGCGGGCTGGCGAACGGTATCGACACCGTCCCGGCGCTGGCCCGGGAGATAGAGGCCCCGCCGGAAATCGTCGAGGAGGCGCTCAGCCGACTCGAAGACGACGACGTGGTCGAGCGGACCGACGACGGCTGGGAAATCGTCTGA